Genomic window (Magnolia sinica isolate HGM2019 chromosome 6, MsV1, whole genome shotgun sequence):
ggagtgatgggtttgcatgaaaatggaagaagaagaagatttggaagcgatttggagaagattggagagggttttcaagaaaaagaGAGCTTAGGAGGGGATATTGTGAAGGAAATATGTTAGAGAAGAGGTTTTAAACataaaaccgtggaggggtgggccacactaggcctagaaATCATCGACCCGCGCCGGCCCAGCCctcctggcccgctgatcggcgagtcctcgccgaaccggtgatggcatcgccggtctctggactgaccggcAATGCCTCACGGtttggacgaggtcctcctggtcccccatggtcagaaatgtgtggttcccccctaggccccacaggaaatgccccaatcggccccttgcatgatttgacgcctatcgggccattctggcagaaatctgattaaaataaagatttcttaaaggtttaagggttaaaacaggatgataaaccatctaaactcattaatagatgatctagaaaaggttttaggtcactgtgtgtgatcaggtaagagtacagactcgatctcggtgaacgttttcaggaaactttcgtcgatagaagctacagagcacaaacacaaaatctacgatagacccgcacccaaatacactaaagtggctacaacatgcggtgtgtgaccataatccaggtccggtttaatccagatcatgctctaataccaacttgtaacgccctgaaatttgggggtcgagcataactcagctcccgagttccaaaacatcacttgtgcaacatatttaatgatggatgtatgttgtctatattagtgtataaaacatggaatagattaagccaaagcacagatataattcagggataaatgaagaaagcaagcggaagacttatagaaatatatgtgtataagtgtgaatccctgaagtaaatatacaaaccaggtcgtaatgaaagtgttattatcaaaattacaagtgtcaagattacatcatttaaatctcaaaaataatcccagagtcccgcaaATCAGAACAAGCTTGCTataacccgtctgaaaactgcatataagagaaagcagcctcgtcatcatccatctcccgctctgccacagaagtcgcatcaacctctgcaacatcagaacctaagacagagtctggtgggtgtttaacaccgccccagaacgtgggagtgagtgattaactcagtggaacaataacgCACTGGTTAACATattattagttcaatcaaacagtaatgataaagcagaaaattaaataaatcctaagtacacttgttaatgcaaggatgtatgcaaaatgatgcgtgccctcacgcgtacaccctcagcctcttcatcttatgttacgcatgacaccacctcaaagtgcgccacatctacaaagcacatgcaaatgtggtgcatggatatgattgccaagttgttattagtcctttttcatacagcgggattgggaagctaggataccttcctcatgtcaccatccaaacagtgatccattctagggtcgtcagtcctagacatctcatacgatcatatggttgtaggtcgtagtaaagggctcgtcaccaatcaatgcacgcctttcataccttcgttaccacaccaaggctcgtcacctcaatgtggtatccaggcatgctcgaggtcactacaaagggctcgtcaccaatcaatataggctgacagtacgaatatagtatcccataccaccataatcggctcacgagtttagttgctcactggtcactacggggaggctcgtcaccccagcgtaggccgacagcttgaccacggtatcccataccaccatgtccggctcatgagtcttagcggatcaaggtaccattgttaataggatttcactggtaagttcggtaccctagattcaagcagtagcgtccatacatggtgaacatacatcggacaatcgggttacttgacgaactcgactagcacgagcgcacgttgggttgaacgaaatagagtgcacaaacactccacgtggccaaaccactaccgccaactctaatacggctcgggttcgtctaattacatccactgtggcgaaagcaatctcagccacaaccttaaggcagatttcCGATTTTATTTGGACTAttcctagtcccaaacacagtacactacaacagataatcatattaaatgtagaacagtaatggagcaacaactcaaatcatgtagtactcaagcatttgaagaatatcaacttaaaataaatgtaagcgtaagaaatgcttgaaattaaataacaaggaatgtaactagcaagaaggaaatcatgcacactagtgggagagttgagaattgcttttcaacgcccatactaggttgaaacatcgcactttagatcattcaggcatttctacaaacacttagaatacataaaacaacatacatgacgtatgttgaaatacaagcatttggacaattccttttaccaaggagttgtcgcacatacatctagcatacatacacgacaaataatcatggcaaacacaagtgcatattttatacgtatacggtacttcatacatacacatagaatacacaaatctcaacataatacatgcatatcaggaacgcaacataaacacaacatttggcatgtgaaatctcatccataataagaataaatcattaactggcattgaaagccttgaaaaccataacctatacacttaaagtccgcaccttaagctagaaaggaagcaccgaattgatttagacgagttgtcttcgtcaacggcgatagaataccctaaaacaaggatagaaatgagatacaacaataccaagactaatctaagctctaacacaaattagggttaggttaacttaccccatgatgaacttagaatcgtcagaataacgattcaaagtgaaggttcaaggatgaagaagaaccggaaagaatctgagatgattcaccaaacttctctctcactttctctctcttttccactctctttcccagctaaggttagagaaaatttgtatggaaaagagagctagggtttaaggactataaataggcctcaaattgatggaaataaccccagggacaaagtatacttaggttataaccaaagcaaggctctcttgatccaacgaagcacttctggtgggcctataaccacgaaaggtcggacttaagctcactgaccatggatctaggtcaggctgagttttcgtaccgaccggctcttcagatcagccgtggcggaccacacgcaattcaacggtcacagaatctcgatcaggtccacaagcacaaggatatgcctgggccaccttccctgatcagagggtgaaattgggtcagaaaccaacggtcagattgcttaaaatcattgcgcaagcgagacgactcagatttcataaaagcttaataaatttccaaccgttctcacactcttcactccgaactcaaacaaatcgacctggaacatcacatggacttgatttttgaggtgatggtcaagcccaacatagtgaccgcaacagcctaagatcatcgctatcggacttttgacgcgcagtccaggtccgatctagaacttccaaaaattctccagaacaactggatttagcaatggatcccaaatttcagagtaacatagtgctaactaatctacaagttttgagtcatgcagatcgaatttaaagtgattgatgcagatttcacaagcaatcgagcatagcgctaattaccccaaaaacaactacttagggaaagataagcacaaaatttccaaggtcattacactaaacctaaccctaaaacctaaatatattctcaaatcactaaacctaaacctaaacttaaacctaaacctataacctacaacattaatctaaacttataacctacaacattaacttaaacctatactaataacctaaacctattctcaaatcccaaaacgtataacctaaacctaagcctacacctataacctaaacctaaaccttaacctataacatataacctaaactcaattccctaaaccttaacctataacctaacctaaacctaaacctataacctacacttataacctaaacgtataaccttaacccaaacataaaaccaaaacctaaacctaaaacctaaatgtattctcaattccctaaagctataacctataaccttaacctataacttataacctaaacctataacctataacctaaactcaatttcctaaaccttaacctataacctaacctaaacctaaacctataacctacacttataacctaaacctaaacctaaacctaaaacctaaatgtattctcaaatccttaaacctaaacctacacctaatcctaatctcaattccctaacctaaacttaaacctaaacttgaaaacccaaacctaaactcgatcccgagcccgaacccgattgaATGGGCCCACACACAATCTTAAAGAATCATCCTTATGCAAGTAGATTATTCATAGCTTATTTCttgtatgatttcaattgaatacTGAAAAgaccaagttatatgtcctaaaggaggggggggggggggaggggtgaataggactatgccaaatttaaaataatgacaacggaattaaataatgtgttagccaaataaaagaaatcaattcacaatgcttaaatggaaagcagcctgaataatcaagtattgagagattgaaacaaatgcagttctaaggacaaccttacaccataaaaaccaagggtttatggcaggacaaccttatttctagaacattctttgaataaaaaaactcaaaccgaaaaggaataaataaatagcaaggaattgagataaattgcaagaatttaaatctaaattattacaacattccccactttgtttgaaatgtaaatattacaacattcacatccacacatacattccacaaacttgagtgataaaagataggaatttaagcaaatattcaaaccacaaaacacaaggaattatagtggttcatttgtgtgttcaccaactgttaaacaacagccacacaactactccactcctaatatcctcacacaagggatattagcattcactatcaaaataggtttcacaggtttacctaaaaccttcacaattgtgtcttttaaacttgggcttacacaatccaaaaacccacactttctgagttttcggGCTCTCTTTAGATAACCAACAcagtgagatttttctggctcaatctcaaaagaaactaaaagaatgtaaattacataaaagtaaaatacctggatttctctttTTTGCAGTAGAccagtagaaccaatcggagtagatgttcgaatcgacgtttaatgtccaatactcactttacaatggttctaagttctaattgattttaaattaaatcaaatgggtgtagctctatttgattttgattccaagaagaaggaatacaacaattcctcttttcaaataagattggaatataggaataaaatcaaataaaaaaagctaacaaaaagaatattaaatatgcacagggtagcttaaaatgaacaaaattatcttagagtggaggcttgaattttcttgaaattaatcgatgaaaaaactctgaaattcgtgttcaatttatagatgaaaagatcaagtccccgactggtcttaggaaccctttgactggtcgtagaaccaacgacattttgaaatttttgagcgcgatcttaaaaactattctatgactagtcttaggatttctatgactagtcttagaccacctacgaccggtcgtagcaaacccaggactggtcgtagacaaccaggtttggttgttggagtttgagtcgtagttctaggatTGATCGAAGGTCGAGTCATGACCTCCCtacaactagtcgaacagtctccaggactggttgtagagtaaccaaaaaattttaaaaatcttcaacaacttaagactggtcgtggaatttcttggactggtcgaaccagtgttagaactagtcgaataaggtccaggactagtctcagaacagaccaattcatataaatagattcattttgaattatgtatacaaaatgacctaccctaaggtcaatctaaggtctatgatacctaggacatgaagtatgaacattgaacttcatcctttcagatgtaggttgacctttgaaccatatgaagcttgagatctctatcttgatgtagcttgattttgagatcttcgaaagcttgaacttaaacttcatcttgaattgtacttaagtcttgaaatgtactcttcttatcgatgtagttctgaacattgatgcttaaagtacatgactttacatttcttgaagcagagcaccgtacatgtcttgaaccattgtgatgcagtgtcttgatcatatatatatatcaacgtacaaacacaagacacaaatagaggttttggcacaacaaaatttgacaatcaaaggagcatgagaccataacacttacaaataCCTTCTTTGGACATTAGTTGTTGTCTCTTATTATGAtgatttttatcctcttttgtaGGCATGAAAGGTGGTTAGAGGGGGATTCGAATTGCATGTGTTCCCCACCAAGGTGGAATTTATGTGGGGCTCACTCTAATATTCTTGAGAAATTCATTGTCGTTCAATTTTATAAGCTTATATTAGGAcatgtgcctaaaaatgaagtaaatcaatactcaagtgaatcacatggCAAATAAGAATAGAGATAAGAatagagattgaacgcctacattCAAACCTTCTTTGGGATATAAGAGTTTAGGATTAGCAAACTTTTGtattttttcagtttattttagtagtagtgactttataaacaatttggatgacatatgagcATCACGAATCTAAATCCTCTGCTTACCATTGATACAAAtagaaatttctcattttcttgcaTTGTAACTGTAAATCCTAGTCATCATTAACGTTGCCAGCATTGCTGCATCAAACGTAGTATATAATAacgtagcccaatcacatggcaacaaataagaaatcttactttgttggcaagcatactcgaattcaagcatcacaatgcatctatttccatctccactacctcttatagcatagattatttgatatttggatttatctcatttttagagtcatgtcctaacacaatatgataatattaacagacaaggtggatttgtcaccaacattattccaagacccatataacttctctttataggaagttgggtagggcacatgtagcttgaatccatcaaaggagagaaggatcacctctcatatattctctctctctcttttcatttatttattttttccataagattgcttattttgtggtgtctgctcaaatatacgtacaacattttatcatgttaatacaATTATAAGTGGcttaatctcacctttctaaaaacaactaataataatttctacctgatgagaaatcaccaagtaccattaggttCAACTCAAAAGATAAATCagcaatttctttctttctttttcttttaacacacactcacacactagAGTTGCTTACAGCCACAATGGGTACCTGAACTCATAACCttatattgaaactattttgaatctaccatgaaggcatgagtaagcaCCTAGGTGCGTGTGCACACTAACCACAGCGATGTGTTGACCACACTGAATTTtatgagccccaccaggaaatagggtatgaataattttttgtattttatttatgacgttaaacttatatgtatttatgcgtggatggatgtgatgtggataagattgtttgtgtttggatggatgtagttaaTGCTTGGATGGATGTacgtagtttgtgtttggatggatgtgaatgtgaatatgatgaaatatattataacaggtgtatatcatgaagaatatgatgaaatatattgtaacaggtgtatatcaggaatttttgcTCGAATATTGAAAAACAAAAAgaccttttacctacgaaatatttcataggtaaaagtttcatccacgttttttacctacgaaaactttcataggtaaaagattcaaccacatttttacctacgaaaacgtTCATAGGAgaaagtttttacctacgaacaatttcgtaggtaaaggtcgtACCCAAATCAAACCACATAGTTATTAAGTTTCGTAAatagtttttacctacgaacaatttcgtaggtaaaagttttgtgaaCATTTTTACCTgcgaaacatttcgtaggtaaacgtttcgtgaacatttttacctacgaaaacattTATCGGCAAAAgttttgtcaaaattttatacctacgaaaaatttcgtaggtaaacgttTCGTGAACATTTTTACCCACAAAAATatttgttggtaaaagttttgtcaaaatttgttacctacgaaaaatttcgtcggtaaaagtcttacctttgccgACGATATAATTTTTTGTCGATAAAAGCCTTTACCCTCgatcttttaccgatgaaaaaatttGTCGGTAAAACCTATTACCTACGAAAAATGGTCATTTAGCGACGATTTTTTTAGTCAGTAAAAGtgaattttcttgtagtgatcacCTTGTATAAGAAAACATGTATAAATAGATCGATTAAGaagcatcatgttcataaaactaaagaATAACGGagggaaattatgcaatatttcacactcaatagtcGACATCGGAGGTCAAGGTTAGCATCAAATCGAAGGTCGAGATTGGTGTGGATAGTCGAGATTGTCGTCCAAGGTCGAGCTTGGCATTCAACCTATGGAGGTTGGCATCTAAGGCCAAGGTCAGCATCCGATCTGTGGTCGTCATATAGGGTCGTGCAATATGTTTACTAATGAGATCGGTGCTTGTAACCGAGATCTATAGGTTTGCTGACGAATCTTATTTTCAAAATGGTTTGAGTATTTCAACTCGTTCACtgaatttcaggtcattgaaTCTCAGTATTCGGCTCATCTTCCTTACCCTCAGGTGTTTTAGAGAGTTTGCTCGGATGCTCTTATTGCCACGTTCCTCATACATAGAGTTACCTCAATTTTATCCACAACATGAGGTTTCTACCAAAGTAAAATTTGCAAAACATTAAAgtacaatatcatcatcatcattaacaAAAATGCCTTCCCATTCCGGTACGTGAGTTAGCTTAAATTCATGAAACATTCCTGACTAATGCACAGGACAATCTATCGTTCCGAAAGATTAGGCTAACATGCACAACTTTGCCCAAGTCCGAATTGGCCTTTAATgacaaaattacatcattttggGTGGAAGTCTCAAGATTGGGGACCGAAATATCATCTTTTAAAAGGCTTTTATTATTCTCGTTGCGTTGCACTTATGCCCTCAGACGTCTCGAACCCTTCGCTTGCTTATAAATCTATAACATGTTAAGTGATCTCTCTCGTTTCTtatttttactctctctctctctctctctctctctctctctctctctctctctctcattttcctttgTCTGTACACCTACACAATCGAATGGGAAAACCAAAGCTCAGAGCCTCCATTAAAGCTCTCCACCAAGCTCTCTTCAGCTTCAGACAACCAGGTTCCAAAACCATGACATGGGTCTGCATCCAGCAGACCAAAACCCATTCCTTCAGAGAAGTCTACAAGAGCTTCAATTCCgtgtattcttcttcttcaacagctTCCACTTCAACAGATCTCTGCAGCCTCAAAGATGAGACAGACCGACCCGAAACCGCTCGCATTCTTTCGGCTTCTTCCTCTCGTCCTTCCGCTGCTGAAGAATCCTTCTCCGCCAGCTCCTCTTTGACCGAGTCCGATGAAAGTTACCGGGCGGATGATGACGATTCAGTCCTGAAAACCTACATCAGCTCCAAGAGATTCTTCTTCTCTCCCTGCACAACGAAATCGATAATGGGGGAAGAAGACACATCGGCAGAGGTGAAAGATGAAATGGGTCTCGCGGAAATTGGGTTTTCAGACAATCGCTGGATGGAAACAGgggaggagagagaagaggaggaggaggaggagagaagAGGAGAATGCATGATGCTGGAGCTGAGTTTTGGCAAGGACAGCGTGACAATGGCATTGGCATCGTTGGATCCATACATGGATTTCAGGGTGTCGATGGAGGAGATGGTTGAAGCTCATGGGCTGAGGGAATGGACTTGCTTGCAGGAGCTCTTGCATTGCTATCTGAGTCTCAATGACAAGAGAACCCACAAAGTTATTGTCTTGGCTTTTGTAGATTTGCTCATGAGCCTCATTACTGATGAACCCAACAACTGctgcaacaataacaacaaccaCAGCCGCAGCTACAACAAGGAGAGATGTTTTCCTCTGCCTCTCTGTTTAGATGTgtgaggaaagaaaagaagaaaaaagagctgtttcttttcctatcttttttctctctttttttttttttttttcttctctctctctctctctcttcttcttcttcttcttcttcttcttcttcttcttcttcttcttcttcttttaattttttaaatttttttttaaattttttttttttttaaagggggcAGTGGAATGTAATTTTGGATGGAATTGAGGTTATTTATTGAAAGATTTAATTGTAGTTTAAGTTGTAGTTACGTTTGGTACTGTTATTGTTGTTTGCTTAGGAACGGAAATCCGCGGGAACCGCAAACAAATGCTGCAATGATTTTCGTGCTCAGCCTCAAAGGGAAGGATTTTCCGTGTTTTCTCAGCAACCACTTTGACCCCATTGATTGCACGGTCGCTTCAGAACTACTGTTCTCCCTTCCCTCTTTTTCTCGTTTTGGGAGATATCAAAATCTCGGATCTGCGGGATCCCATTGATCAGATAGTGGATGAACTTATGATCCTTGTGGATCAGATAGGACATGGCGTACATGTGGGAGCCCACTGTCAGTGATCCAGATCGTTGCTCGGACGTGcttaaccacacacacacacacacacaaaaacaaagaaaaaaaaaaaaaaaaaaaaagaaggaagaagataatCTTATTTCAATAGATGGAATACCAAATTTTGAATGGAGGTCTGCCAACTTTGGTCATTGTGTGGTCCATGATATATTGATCGGGATAACGGAAGCATTTGTGCGTTGATATCCTGAGGGCCGTGAAATTATGTGAGCATGGAACAACCGAATCCTGTGGATGCCGGATAGGACCGGTACCTATTCAGTGAGTGGCCCACGAGAATTAACGGCTGGGCCCACCATTGTAAGAGTAAGATTCTATCCTTTCCACACAAGTGGGAGCAGTGGACCACCTGCATTGGCAGTCCCAATTCCCAATATTGACTCCTAATAAATTGAATAATATCTTAAAAAGTATTTATGTGGaaggaaactttgatactctgaaagAGTGTGATGGATAATACGCAGTTACAATGTAGCTAGAAGTTATACATGTGGCATTCAAGCAATTCAAACTAAAATGTCAAAACTATGGGTAATAATTTGTATAAGATGTATcgtgaacaaaaaataaaaataaaaataaaaataaaagttaggCCTATTTGCTTGTCGAGTTTCAAATGGTAGAACTTCTATTTTACATATACAAAAGATTGTTAgttttatttcaacaaacaagtgtaacAACGGGTTTGAGTTGTTCACGCAATCAAATTTTAGAACTTTGACCCAGCAGCAGATGCTTCCTACATTTTGTCTCTTTGGCGGAGCTATATGTTCCCTACTTACAATTTCTAAGTACTCCAGGTCAAGCATCATACTTTATTAGgtcatcaaataactcctcatcCATAAAACATCATGCCTCAAGATATTACTCgaaattgaaaaggatgttatCCATTAAATTCAAGTTGTGTGGAAGAAATGTAGCTGTGGCTGTAAAGTTTTATGTGATTGACATAAACCACTCAAATTAAAAGAGAAATTTTATAACATAGTTATAAGACCAACCATGATTAATGAGAAAGAATGTTGGGGCAGTTCGACAAGATGAGTGCAGTGAAATAaggatattgagatggatgaATGACAAGACTTAGGTAcgatagaattaaaaatgaatatattTGAGAGAACTTAAGAGTGATACCAATGAATGATAAAACGAAGGAAAGTAGTATTCAATGAATGCAACCCATACTAAAAATTATGTCAATTAAGAATAAATTCATACAAGCCGAAGGCTCTGTAATGGCAAAACAATGCTCAAAAGGATATGGATAGATAtagtaattacaaaaaaaaaaaaaaaaaaggacttcaTGACCTATGATCTAAATGTAGTTATAACATTTGATAGGGTGAACTGTCATAATAGGATTCATGTAACCCACACAAGTTAGTTGGGATCTGGTTTAAATGATGATGATTGCAGTACCACTTGATTAAATGAAAACATTGCAATCAAGAGGGTTAGCAACATGGCAGTCGTTCTGGATCCAAGGAACTTAGCTTGTGTTTCTTTCAAGGAATCCCAGATCCGCTGAACTTAGCTTCCTTGGCTTTCACTCCATACATTAGGTAGTTTGTTCACTTTGGCGTATGCTTAACTCCAATATACCAAGGGTACCTATGATTCCATTATTTTGGCATAAGCAAGTAGCTATTACCATAGTAAGTGCA
Coding sequences:
- the LOC131250045 gene encoding transcription repressor OFP13-like, which codes for MGKPKLRASIKALHQALFSFRQPGSKTMTWVCIQQTKTHSFREVYKSFNSVYSSSSTASTSTDLCSLKDETDRPETARILSASSSRPSAAEESFSASSSLTESDESYRADDDDSVLKTYISSKRFFFSPCTTKSIMGEEDTSAEVKDEMGLAEIGFSDNRWMETGEEREEEEEEERRGECMMLELSFGKDSVTMALASLDPYMDFRVSMEEMVEAHGLREWTCLQELLHCYLSLNDKRTHKVIVLAFVDLLMSLITDEPNNCCNNNNNHSRSYNKERCFPLPLCLDV